The Halomonas sp. 'Soap Lake #6' genomic sequence TCATTCAGTTTGCCAAATCGAGCACGGTTATCTCAGACATGGTGGCCAACCATGCAGCAGAGGAGGAGATCCGTAACCACGTGGTCAAAGTAAAGCTCGAAAGCCTCACTGGGAATCGCGAGTTGACCGTTGCGCAAACCCAGCGAATTATCGAGATGCTTGATGAAGTCAGCCCAAGGCACGTCTTTAAAGAGCTGAATGACGAAATCAGGAAAATGCTCAGTCGTCGTTAATAGAGCAGCCAACCAATTGAAACTGGACGCTATGCTCTAAAATGAATGAACTCGAAATCAGCATATTAACCCCGAAAGATTGGGAACTTTATAAATGCGTGAGGTTGGAGTCTCTCAACGATTCCCCTGACTCATTTGGCTCAACTTTCGGGGAGGAAGCGGCGTTGTCGGATTCTGAGTGGCAGTCACGCTTGGACCTTAAATCGCGGGGGCTGGATGCGTTGCCATTAATCGCAGAGATAAATGGTCAGGCAGTTGGCCTTGCTTGGGGAGTGATACATGCGCCAGATAGGGAAGTCGTCCACATCTATCAAATGTGGGTGTCATCCGCATCGAGAGGTAAAGGTATAGCACAGGCTCTTCTGAGTGAAATTAAAGCGTGGGCGTTAGGTAGCGGGTGTAATCTTTTGGCGCTTGCCGTTACCACAAGCAATAAAGCAGCAGTTAGCTTGTATAGGTCGTCTGGATTTATGACTACGGGGCAGCCTGTGCAGCTGCGGGTTGGTTCCGCACTGATGATGCAACCAATGGTTATGGAGTTGAACTGCGCCAATATGGTTAGGGCGTAGCGGATAAATACGCATAGACGTAGATGTTTTGGAAAATTCGGATTGTTTTGGTCACGACTGAAACGTTCGGGTTGGTGATGAAGAGGTTCTTGAGAGGATAAACCCCAAAGCGATGATTTTGCTCTCTGAGCAGCAAGCAACCCCAGGCCGACTGGGTCGGGCCTGGGTGTAAACCGGGCATCTCGCCTCAGTTGATCAGTGTGATGCGCAAGCCATCAATATAATGTGCAGGGCTCGCTACTACTCTTTTTCGCTGGCTCAACCTGCTGTTTAACTTTCTCAACGATATAGGCCCCAATAGGTATTGCTGATGTGGCGGCGGGCGAGGGTGCGTTGCACACATTAACTGTGCGTGGGGTATTGACGAACAGGAAGTCGTCGACCAGCTTGCCATCGTTGGACACCGCCTGGGCGCGAACGCCAGCAGGGTAGGGTTCTAGATCCGCGAGGGTCAGGCTAGGGCAGTATTTGCGTACCTGCTGAAGATAGCCGTTTTTGTAGAGTGAGTTTTTTAGCTCGGCCAGCCCTGGACGCAGGTTGTCTTTGAGTACTTTGCGAATACCACGGTGACGTAACATGGCCAACGTATCGGATAGCGATACGTCCGTCTTACGGTAGCCTTCACGTTTCCAGGCCAGCACCGCGTTAGGGCCGACCGTAACGCTGCCGTCGATCATACGCGTTAGGTGTACGCCAAGAAACGGCATCGAAGGGTCCGGAATCGGGTAAATCAGGTGGTTGACGATGTGATTGTGCTGTGCGGGAAGTCGGAAGTACTCACCTCGGAACGGGCAGATAGTGAAGCTCGGTTCGATCCCTAGCATGCGCACCACTCGGTCTGCCATTAGTCCTGAGCAGGAGACCATAAAGCGGGTAGAAAAGTCCCCCTGACTGGTGGATACCACGACTTCATTAGTGCGCTCGCTTAAGCCAGTCACCGATGTGGCGTAGCGGATCTTGCCGCCAGCAGCTTCGAACTCGCGGCCCATGGCGGAGGCGACTTCAGCATAGTTAACGATACCGCTTGAGGGGACAAAGATGCCGCCTACGCCTGTGATATTAGGCTCGCGTTCGTGCAGTTCCTCCGCTGTTAGCCAATCGCGCTCCAAACCATTGGCCTCAGTGCGCTCCCACAGTGCCTGCATGCGTTGAAGCTCAAGGTCGTTGGTGGCAACTAGCAGTTTTCCACACTCGTCGTAGGCAATGCTATGTTCATCACAAAATGCCTTGGTGGCGAGGTTTCCCTCAAGACAGAAGCGCGCCTTTAAGCTACCAGGTGTGTAGTAAACCCCAGCATGAATTACCCCACTGTTGTGGCCAGTCTGGTGGCGGGCTGGGCCATCCTCTTTTTCGACCAGCAACATCTTTTTATCAGGGTAGGCCCGGATAAGCTGCATGGCAGTAGACAGCCCAAGAATGCCGCCTCCGATGATAATGTAGTCGTACATAGGCGCCTCGGTAGTCAAGGGAAGAAGGCCACCACTATAGCGGTGGCCGACTTAAGTTCTGATTGTTATACCTGGCGCGGCTGGCGCAGTGTTTTGGCATGAGTGAAATAACCACGCTGACGCATTAGTTCGCGGCGCAGGTCAGGATGCGGGGTGAAGCGATCACGACCATGTAGCCAGAAATGGTTATTAATGAGCAGGAAGCTGCCAGTGGTTACTGGCACTGATAACCGGTGCTCACTACTCTCCAATGAATCGGAAAGATTAGCTAACCAGTTACCTTCTTCGAAGTTTTTCGGCTGAACGAACTGATCGATGTAGGACATAATCGGACGGCCTTCAGTATCCACATCGAATACGGGATGATAGATATCACGGTCGACATTCTTACTCGGTGGCGCAGTCCAGCGCATGTCGCGACGAGCCAACGGGTGCGGGTAGAAGGTGTCTAGCCCTTCCCAGTCATCAAGGTGTAGCAATAGTGAGTTGCCACCTTCCATGTTTTGTTCGTCGATTTTCATCATCAACACGTAGTCGGTGTCCTGCTCCACGAACGTACCGTCGTTATGCAACTCCATGACACGATGTGGCTGACGTAGATAGCTATCTGAGTTGTCAACGTTCTTCACCACGAAGCGCGCATAGTACTGGCCGCTCATTGCATCGAAGTTGGAACGCCCCATCAGATGGGCCACCGCGGTGGCGAACATCACCATGTCGTCTGCCTGCTCAACCTTATTCAGCCCTTCCGGTGTTACCAGGAAACCACCTGTTGCTCGGTCAACCATAGTGTCTATCAGCACTGGTTGTAAGGTGTTGCCGCACAGATCATCAAGAATCTTGGCCACTCGAAAACGCAAGAACGACTTGTATTCCAGAGCCTGAACTGGCCATTCCGCAACGGCATCAAGAAACGCTTTCACCGTCTCCTCTGGGAAGCTCAGCTGCAGTAGGCGCGGTGACTGCGGCGACTGGCTAAGGGTGAAACCATGATGCTGCTGTGTGTGGATGTTGGCTGGAGCGTTCATAGGACACCTCTCTGAAACAAAAGAATTTAAAAAGAACCCACGCCAAAAATATCTACATTTTTGTATTTCGTCAAAGTTTTAGATTAATTTTATTAAAAATAAATATTGATGATATTTTTTTCGACGAAGTTTTTGACTTTAATTGATTGATATTTAATGAAAATGTTGGAGTTTTGTTTGCTGGGTAACGCTTAGATGGGAGAGTTGTTGCTATCAAAGTCTTAGGCGTGGCAGCATTTGAGGTGTCTAGCCCTGATATTTACAACCTCTACGGTGCTACCCCATGTCTATTGAAATCTGGTTTGCCTTTGCTCTCGCCTCTGTGGCCCTGCTGGCTATTCCGGGGCCAACGATACTAACCGTTGTCAGCTACTCCATTGCTCAAGGTCGGCGTGCCAATATTCCGCTTGTCGCGGCAGTCGCCCTGGGTGACTCAACGGCGTTGGTGTTTTCATTGCTAGGCCTTGGAGCTGTTTTGGCCGCTTCCGCTTTTTGGTTCACCGTTATCAAGTGGATCGGTGGTTTGTACCTGTTATATATGGGTATTCGGCTTTTACGTGCGGGTATATCCTCGGTGCAGCCTGTGACACCCGCTGTATCAGGTTCACGTTGGAAGTTGTTCGCTAATACGTATCTTGTGACTGCACTTAACCCGAAGGGCATCATCTTCTTCATCGCATTTTTACCGCAATTTGTCAGCCCGGGCGCCAATGCGGGGCAGCAGCTGTGGATTCTTGCAGTTACGTTCGTGGCTTTAGCAACGCTCAATGCCACGCTTTACGCAGTGTTCGCAACGTCGGTGCGTAAGATGCTTGCATCTCGCCGCGCCCAGCGCCGCTTTAATGTCGTGGGTGGAACATTACTCTCTTCAGCGGGTGTCTGGGCGCTCCTTGCCAAACGGCCTGCATAGGCTTTAGCCACTCTTTCTGGCCCTAGAAAAGTGCTGGAGACGCGGGGTGGTGGCTGATTTTAGGCATTCGGTGGGCGTTAACTATCGTGGAGCTGAATATGATTAGGGATGCCGTGGAGAGTGATTCGTATGCCATTGCGGATATTTATAAGAAGCTGTCTGCGCAATGGGAGCACACTGTCGCTGTTACATCCTTCGGTTTTGAAGTTTTGACCCTACGTGATGAAGAGCGCACTCAAGCTAGCGTTAACCTATAAGCGTACTACTCCTCTGTTTGTCTTCAGATGACTTGGCGGCTAATAAACGGCGCACACTTTGGTTTAAATCCGTAATTAGTCTGGCGAAGACTATTAGGCGAGTTAAGCTGAAACCATCAGGTTCTGCATAGACGCTAATAGCGTCCTATGCGTAACCACATGATAAGGACGATATGTTTACCCTCTTTGGCCGCCTGACGCTTGTAATCTCGTGCGGCCAAAATCTCCAAAGAGCCAAACGAAAAGGGACCTACGATGGCGACAAAACCGAAAGGTAATGGCAGCGGTAAGTCTACTGGTACGAATAAGTCACTTAACTCTGTCTCGTGCGGGGCAGAACAGCTCTTATTGGCGGCACTGGAGCGAGGTAGTAACTGCCTTGAAACAGGTCGTTTCCTCATCAGTTACCGTGATGGAATGCTAGAGGAGGGTATCAAAACACTGAAGGACCAGAAGTTTCGGGTGGCTGATGCGCGTGATTTTGCTGACCAAGCGGTTAGCTTGGAGGATACCGGTGATGCTGAGGTAATGGTGTTTCCGGAGCTTGGCGTTGCGCTTGTTGGAGGTGATGCTCTACAGCAGCACGGGATGAGTATTAACGATGCTGTCTCGGCTGAAAGCCCAATAGAAATTATTGAGCCAGAGTATTTTGCGTTTTCAGAAAACTCGGAGTATTTGCGCGGCTTCTTACGGGCAGCGAGTACTATCGCTCACGATTTGGGCGTTGATCGTGGTGGTATTGGTGACGCTGAAGAGGAGTTCGATGGTGAGGTGTTAGGGGCGACGTGGGGGTTGGCTAGATGTAAAGTTCCACAAAGTAACTGGAGCGGTGCCGGTATCAAAGTAGCCATACTTGATACGGGGATGGATTGTGGGCATCCAGACTTCGCCAATAGGCAGTTCGACAGTCGTTCATTTGTAGGGCAGCCGGTTCAAGATATCAATGGGCACGGAACTCACTGTATTGGTACGGCTTGTGGCCCCAGAGCATCCTCAGGAAGCACCCCGGGCTACGGCGTGGCTTTCGAGGCTCGGGTTCTCGTTGGGAAGGTGCTGACCAACTCAGGTAGTAGTACTGGTGCAGGAGTGTTGGCAGGAATGAATTGGGCAATCGCCAATCGGTGTGAAGTAATATCGATGTCTCTTGGCAGCCAGAGTCCCGCGCAAGCAGCCTATACCCATGCTGGCGCAGCAGCACTTCGTAATGGATGCCTCATTATTGCCGCAGCAGGTAATTCTGCAACGAGCACGGGGGCGCCTGCTAATTCTCCAACTATCATGTCGGTTGCATCACTTGATGCTGACTTGAGGCCCTCAAGTTTTTCGAACTATGGCAAGATTGATATTGCTGCCCCAGGCCGCGATGTCTTTTCGTCATGGCCGCGGCCTATTAATTTCAAGACGATTAGCGGTACCAGTATGGCAACTCCCCACGTTGCCGGTTGTGCTGCACTTTGGGCTCAGTCAGACTCTTCGCTTCGCGGAATGAATCTATGGCGACGGCTGCTGGCTTCAGCGCAGCGCCTGCCATTTCCCGACTCATGTGTAGGAGCTGGATTGGTTCAAGCACCCTAAATTGGCCTGATTATCTTTGGCCAGCCGCTGCACTCGGCTTGGCCAACGTTGTAGGCGTTGGAGATATGATCGATGCAGAATATTGAGCTATGGATTATTACGATTTCAAGCGATCAATCTATCAATGAAATAGCGACGCGCCTTAGCGCGGAAGGGCTAACCATTAGGGATGTGCTTGAGGAAATTGGCTGCATAACAGGATCGGCTGATAGCGCCACCGCTGATCGACTGAAAAAGGTCAATGGTGTGGTGGATGTTGCGCCTGATATGCAGATCGAGGTAGGACCGCCAGATTCCGAAGAGACCTGGTAAGCCAACTCACTACGATGCTCTGGGATAGCCCAGGGCTGATGGAGTGGCGTAGTCAGGTACAGCAGGCCATGTACATCAGCTTTGGGTGTGAAGGAGGGAGTGTGAGCGAAGCATTACGAGAGTTGCTAATCGAGTTAGAACAATTTGGTCAGGAAAACGATGCTGCCATTTCTGACCGCCCAAGGCGAATGCTGAATATCACCCGTGATACGGGAGAGTTTCTTTCAGTACTTGCCCAAGCGATGAATGCACAATGTATTCTGGAAATAGGCACCTCTAACGGGTATTCCACCTTGTGGCTTGCCCAGGCGGTGCACAACATTGGTGGGCTCGTGACGACTGTCGAGCAATCCGACTTCAAGATTGAACTTGCCGCTAAGAATTTTGCGCGCTCAGGTCTTTCTGAGTTCATCACTCAGCATCACGGTGAGGCGGGCGAACTGCTGGAAAGCATGGCTGATGCCAATGTTGACCTGCTTTTCCTCGATTCTAAACGCTCTGAGTATGTGCCGTGGTGGCCGAACATTAAGCGCGTCTTGAGAAAGGGTGGGCTTATTGTGGTGGATAACGCCACTTCCCATGCAGATGAAATGACTACGTTTATGACACTGGTGTCGGCAGACCCAGATTTCACCACATGCACTGTACCAGTCGGTAATGGTCAATTCTTGGCAACTCTGAGCCATCGCACATAAATACATTAAGCACGGTCGCAAGGCGCGCTCGCCTTGCGCAGCTTATGGTGGGTGCTGAGGAAAGTATGACGATGATAGAGATAGAGCGTCCGCAGGATCTGGCGCGCTTGCGGCGCCTTGCTCTGGCTGCGCAAGGTTTGCTGCAGGCTCAGCCTTTTGGGCGCGCTTTGGCTGGGGCGCGTGAAGCGATTAACCACCTGAGTTATGTTCAGATCGACACCATTTCAGTGGTCGAGCGGGCTCATAACCATGTTATTCACTCTCGAGTGCCTGGGTTTAAGCCAAGCATGATGAACCAGTTGTTGATCGATAAAGACATTTTTGAGTATTGGGCACATGCGGCTGCTTTTTTGCCCATCGCTGATTTCCGTTTTTCCCTACCGTACAAACATGCACTCAAAAGTGGACAAACGCATTGGTTCAAAAACCCTGATAAGAAGCTTATGGGCGAACTGTTGGCTCGCATAGAGTCAGATGGCCCGCTGCGATCTCGGGATCTGGAAACCACTACCACAAAACGTTCAGGTTGGTGGGACTGGAAGCCTGCCAAAAAGGCGCTGGAACAGTTGTATATGCAGGGTGACCTAATGGTCAGCGACCGCGAAGGTTTCCAAAAAACATATGACTTAACCGAACGTGTATTGCCATCGCACGTCAATTTAAAGATGCCCTCTATGGAGGAGTTTGCGACGCACATTATAGACCAGCAGTTACGCTGCCATGGGCTTGCCTCGCTTAAGGGATTTACCTATCAGCGTCGCAACTCTGAATTACGCAACGCTGTGAAAACCCTGGTGAACGAAAGGTTGGCACAGGGGGATCTGGAAAGGGTGAAGGTGAAAACTGGAGAAGTCTTTATCGTGGAAGCAGGCGCGCTTGAGCGCCCACTGCCCCGGTTGAGAAACCGCATGCTGATTCTTTCGCCGTTCGATAACAGTGTCATTCAGAGGGAACGGCTCAATGCCCTATTTCAATACGAATATCAGTTGGAATGTTATGTGCCTGAAGCCAAGCGTCAGTATGGCTACTTTTGCCTACCGCTACTTTATTGTGATGAATTTATTGGGCGGATGGATTGTAAAGCCCATCGAAAAACCAAGCACTTAGAGGTCAAGTTTTTACATTTTGAACCACATGCATTTGATGAGGGTCCACTTGTTACTGCTTTTGTAGAAGCCATCACTCAGTTTTGCCATTTTCAACAGTGTGATTCAGTGTCTTTGACTAACGTTCACCCGGAATATCTCACCCAACGCTTGCGCAGCGCGCTAAAAGCGCGAGATGAGGCCATCAGAGATACGGGAAGCGGCTAATGTCTAATAAGCACTACTACTGAGCAACTTTTCCGTGGAGCTACGACATTAGGTAAATAAATATGTCTCAACAGTCGCTGCTCATATTTCTGGCAGATACTCTCCTGGTCATCCATGTGCTGTTCGTGGCCTTTGTAGTACTCGGTTTGTTGGCCGTTTATACGGGCTATTTTTTTAACTGGCGCTGGGTACGTAACCGAGTCTTTCGCATCATTCATCTATGTGCCATTGGCTATGTGGTGGTGCAGTCCTGGTTAGGCATGGTTTGCCCTTTAACTATCTGGGAAATGGCGCTGCGGGCTGAGGCTGGGGTAGACACTTATTCAGGTGCCTTTATTCAGTATTGGCTGCATAGCCTGCTGTATTTTACTGCGCCAGAGTGGGTGTTTATGCTGGTTTATACGGCGTTCGGTAGCTTGGTTTTAGCAAGCTGGTTTGTTGTACGGCCTAATGCACGCCTTTGTTAATACGTATTAACGCTAAGCTGCTAGTATTTTTACACCGCCCAGTCCAACTGCTATCAGTCCAACTACTAAGGAAGGATCATAATGCTGACTTTTATCATCACTGCAGCGATCATCGCTATTATCGTGTTTTATGTCATCTCTATTTATAACCGGCTCGTAGCGTTACGAAATCGCTTCGGCAACGCTTTTGCCCAGATTGAAGTGCAGCTGAAGCGGCGGCACGATCTTATTCCCAATTTAGTAGAAACGGCAAAGGGTTATCTCAACCATGAGAGGGAGACGCTGCAATCGGTGACTGAAGCGCGGAATACCGCTGTGGCTGGGTTGAAGGCAGCCGCTGCTAACCCTGGCAGCGCCAAGGCGATTGCTGATTTAGGCGGTGCTGAAGGGGCGCTAACTCAGGCGATGGGGCGGCTCAATGTGGTGATGGAGGCCTACCCGGATCTGAAAGCCTCACAAAATATGCAGCAGTTGTCAGAAGAGCTTACCAGCACTGAAAACAAGGTAGCCTTTGCGCGCCAAGCCTTTAATGATTCCGTGATGCACTACAACACCTATCGCCAAAGCTTCCCCCAGGTAGCGGTGGCTGGCATGTTCGGCCATGGTCAGAACGCTGCTTTATTAGAGTTCGAAGATAGCGCCCAAATCCAGGAGGCGCCAAAGGTATCGTTCTAGCTTAAGGTGTCGTTCTGGCCTAAGAGGCTGTTCTGGTCAAGAGTGTCGTTCTGGTCAAAAGTGTCGTTCTAAGTTGTTGCGGAGTGTATAGGGCTAATGGATTTTTTTACTGCACAAGACCACGCACGGCGTAAAACCGGGCGTTTGGTCGTTTTACTAATACTGGCCGTGCTCGCTTTGATTGTTGTGACCACGCTGGTCATTGCTCTTACGCTCCATTTGATGGGTGAAAACCACTCCGCAGCACAGACTAATCTCTCGGCCCAAGGGGTGTGGTCTGCTCTCTCAGTTGAACTTGTTGTTGGTGTTGCTATAGCAGTGCTGGTTGTTGTCGTACTTGGTGGGCTGTTCAAACAACATCAGTTAAGCCGTGGTGGCCGAGCAGTGGCGGAAGCGCTTGGTGGCCGCGAGATTAATTTGAATACACGTGACAGCGACGAGCGCCGTATCCTCAATGTGGTTGAAGAGATGGCTATTGCGGCGGGCACGCCGGTACCCTCGGTCTATGTGATGGAAGAGGAAAGCATCAACGCCTTTGCGGCAGGATACCGACCAAGCAATGCTGTGATTGGTATTACCCGCGGGGCAATTGGTAGCCTAACGCGGGAAGAGCTACAGGGAGTGGTTGCCCATGAGTTCAGCCATATTTTGCACGGTGACATGCGGCTGAATATACGTTTGGTGAGTGTGCTGCATGGCATCCTACTGATTGGGATGTTGGGTGGAACACTGCTGCGCAGCATGCGTTTCCGTCGGGTTAGTGGCAATAAGCGTGATAACTCTGCCGTGGTCGTTCTAGCGCTTGGGGTAGCGTTAATGTTGATCGGTTATGCGGGTACTTTTTTTGGCAATTTAATTAAGTCAGCGGTCAGCCGACAGCGGGAGTATTTGGCGGATGCCTCTGCGGTGCAGTTCACCCGCAACCCACAGGGGATTGGCAGCGCGCTGGTTAAGATAGGTGCGCATAGCCAGGGTTCTCACCTTCAAGCCGCACATGCAGCAGAATTCAGCCATCTGTTCTTTGGCCAAGGTGTGCGATTAGGGTTTTCTCGCATGATGGCCACCCACCCCCCGATAAAAGATCGCATTCAACGTGTGATGCCTGACTGGGATGGCCGTTTCGAGGTCCCTGAGCCTAAGCTGCAGCCGGTTGAAAACGCTACATCGGATTCAGAGAGCGAAACGCAGCACTCAGGCGCTGGGCATCGAACGGGCCTTGGAACCGGTCTTAGAGCTGGGCTGAAAACTGGCCTTGCAACAGGCGGGGCAGAAGCCGGTGCAGCAGGAGTAGGGGTGATATCAGCTGTGTTAACCGCCGCTTCTGCTCAAACTGCAATTAGCGCCATTGGTCAGCCGGATCTACGCCATTTAGCTCAGGCCCAGGCAATGTTAAACGCCTTGCCAGAGCAGATAAGAGCAGCTGCCCACGAGCCTTATACTGCCCGTGCGTTGATATATGCCCTGCTGCTCAGTGACCACCAGGAGGAGCGTGAACATCAATTAGAGGCGCTGCAGCAAATTGCACTTCCGGATGTTTATCAAGCGCTGATGGAGTATGGGCCAGCTGTGTTAAAGCTGGATGTACAGCTACGTTTGCCACTGATTGAGCTGGCGCTGCCTGCGTTACAGTCGCTTTCGGTAGAGCAGACCCAGCATTTCCGCCTCTGTATGGAGCGGCTGATTGATGCAGATGGCAAGGTCAGCCTATTTGAGTGGACGCTGTACCAACTCGTCTTAAATAATTTGGTCGAGCAGCATGGCGGGCCTTCCAACCTCAAACTCACTGACCTACAGCAGGAGTGTCAGGTGCTGCTTGCGGTGCTTGCAGCGGCTGGTCAGGATGACGTAGCCGAGATTGCGGCTGCTCTGAAAGCCGCTGAGAGCGAGCTGCCGTTCGAACTACCGGTGAGCGATGCAAGTGATATGCAGGCATTGAGCTTGGCGGTTGAGCGTTTGCGCCGTTTGCAGCCTTTGCATAAGCCGGTCCTGTTGCAAGCGATGGCTCGCTGCATTGAGCATAGCGGGCTTATTCAACCTGCCGAAGCCGAGTTGTTTCGTGTAATGGCGGACATTCTCGACTGTCCTATGCCACCGTTGTTATTTGATGAGCCATTAGCAATTGGTGAATCTTAATTGGCCTTCTCATCACTCAATATGCTCCAGTACATCAAAGTGATCACAGTCGGGTAAATCCAATAGCTCTACTTGAATATTGGCTGTGTGTAGCGCCGTTACAAAGTCGTGCCCCTGCTGGCGAAAAGTGGGCGGATCTTTTTCGGCAATCACTACCTGGCAAGGGGGAAGTGCATTTAAGTCGGCAAACTGAGGGCTTAACGCTCGTGCCTGGGCTTGATCCAGGCCCAGGGGCTTGTTGACGTAGGTACTCACCAATGGGATTAGGTCGTAAACGCCGCTAACCAATAGCAGTTTATCAACCGGGGGCTTGCAACTCGCTGCCACCCAGTACGCCAGCTGCGCGCCAGCGCTATGGCCACCCAGGGTGATTGATGTCACCCCGCCTTTATTAGTGAGTGCACTATAGGCTGCTTCTAGCCCCTGAGTGCATTGGTTAATCATGGTTGTGATGGAGGTCTGCGGTGCCAGACCATAGCCTAAGGAGGTAAAGGCGATACCCTTGGCCAAGTAGCGCTCGGCGAGAAAATCGGTGGCCGTGTTATCCAATTCCTGCCAGTAGCCACCATGAATAAACACCATTAGCGGCCACGGGCCATCGCCTTTAGGCACAAACACGTGTTGGCAGGCCGCTGGATCGTCGCCGACGTTTAGTGTCATTGGCTGATGGCGTGCCACTAGATCGCGCCCAGAGGCAGCTTGGTGCGCTAGTGTCGTTTCGAAGTCCCGAGCAAAATGGCTGG encodes the following:
- a CDS encoding GNAT family N-acetyltransferase, whose product is MNELEISILTPKDWELYKCVRLESLNDSPDSFGSTFGEEAALSDSEWQSRLDLKSRGLDALPLIAEINGQAVGLAWGVIHAPDREVVHIYQMWVSSASRGKGIAQALLSEIKAWALGSGCNLLALAVTTSNKAAVSLYRSSGFMTTGQPVQLRVGSALMMQPMVMELNCANMVRA
- the lhgO gene encoding L-2-hydroxyglutarate oxidase, with amino-acid sequence MYDYIIIGGGILGLSTAMQLIRAYPDKKMLLVEKEDGPARHQTGHNSGVIHAGVYYTPGSLKARFCLEGNLATKAFCDEHSIAYDECGKLLVATNDLELQRMQALWERTEANGLERDWLTAEELHEREPNITGVGGIFVPSSGIVNYAEVASAMGREFEAAGGKIRYATSVTGLSERTNEVVVSTSQGDFSTRFMVSCSGLMADRVVRMLGIEPSFTICPFRGEYFRLPAQHNHIVNHLIYPIPDPSMPFLGVHLTRMIDGSVTVGPNAVLAWKREGYRKTDVSLSDTLAMLRHRGIRKVLKDNLRPGLAELKNSLYKNGYLQQVRKYCPSLTLADLEPYPAGVRAQAVSNDGKLVDDFLFVNTPRTVNVCNAPSPAATSAIPIGAYIVEKVKQQVEPAKKSSSEPCTLY
- the glaH gene encoding glutarate dioxygenase GlaH encodes the protein MNAPANIHTQQHHGFTLSQSPQSPRLLQLSFPEETVKAFLDAVAEWPVQALEYKSFLRFRVAKILDDLCGNTLQPVLIDTMVDRATGGFLVTPEGLNKVEQADDMVMFATAVAHLMGRSNFDAMSGQYYARFVVKNVDNSDSYLRQPHRVMELHNDGTFVEQDTDYVLMMKIDEQNMEGGNSLLLHLDDWEGLDTFYPHPLARRDMRWTAPPSKNVDRDIYHPVFDVDTEGRPIMSYIDQFVQPKNFEEGNWLANLSDSLESSEHRLSVPVTTGSFLLINNHFWLHGRDRFTPHPDLRRELMRQRGYFTHAKTLRQPRQV
- a CDS encoding LysE family translocator, yielding MSIEIWFAFALASVALLAIPGPTILTVVSYSIAQGRRANIPLVAAVALGDSTALVFSLLGLGAVLAASAFWFTVIKWIGGLYLLYMGIRLLRAGISSVQPVTPAVSGSRWKLFANTYLVTALNPKGIIFFIAFLPQFVSPGANAGQQLWILAVTFVALATLNATLYAVFATSVRKMLASRRAQRRFNVVGGTLLSSAGVWALLAKRPA
- a CDS encoding S8 family serine peptidase, whose translation is MATKPKGNGSGKSTGTNKSLNSVSCGAEQLLLAALERGSNCLETGRFLISYRDGMLEEGIKTLKDQKFRVADARDFADQAVSLEDTGDAEVMVFPELGVALVGGDALQQHGMSINDAVSAESPIEIIEPEYFAFSENSEYLRGFLRAASTIAHDLGVDRGGIGDAEEEFDGEVLGATWGLARCKVPQSNWSGAGIKVAILDTGMDCGHPDFANRQFDSRSFVGQPVQDINGHGTHCIGTACGPRASSGSTPGYGVAFEARVLVGKVLTNSGSSTGAGVLAGMNWAIANRCEVISMSLGSQSPAQAAYTHAGAAALRNGCLIIAAAGNSATSTGAPANSPTIMSVASLDADLRPSSFSNYGKIDIAAPGRDVFSSWPRPINFKTISGTSMATPHVAGCAALWAQSDSSLRGMNLWRRLLASAQRLPFPDSCVGAGLVQAP
- a CDS encoding O-methyltransferase; the protein is MSEALRELLIELEQFGQENDAAISDRPRRMLNITRDTGEFLSVLAQAMNAQCILEIGTSNGYSTLWLAQAVHNIGGLVTTVEQSDFKIELAAKNFARSGLSEFITQHHGEAGELLESMADANVDLLFLDSKRSEYVPWWPNIKRVLRKGGLIVVDNATSHADEMTTFMTLVSADPDFTTCTVPVGNGQFLATLSHRT
- a CDS encoding winged helix-turn-helix domain-containing protein, whose protein sequence is MVGAEESMTMIEIERPQDLARLRRLALAAQGLLQAQPFGRALAGAREAINHLSYVQIDTISVVERAHNHVIHSRVPGFKPSMMNQLLIDKDIFEYWAHAAAFLPIADFRFSLPYKHALKSGQTHWFKNPDKKLMGELLARIESDGPLRSRDLETTTTKRSGWWDWKPAKKALEQLYMQGDLMVSDREGFQKTYDLTERVLPSHVNLKMPSMEEFATHIIDQQLRCHGLASLKGFTYQRRNSELRNAVKTLVNERLAQGDLERVKVKTGEVFIVEAGALERPLPRLRNRMLILSPFDNSVIQRERLNALFQYEYQLECYVPEAKRQYGYFCLPLLYCDEFIGRMDCKAHRKTKHLEVKFLHFEPHAFDEGPLVTAFVEAITQFCHFQQCDSVSLTNVHPEYLTQRLRSALKARDEAIRDTGSG
- a CDS encoding DUF2784 domain-containing protein, encoding MSQQSLLIFLADTLLVIHVLFVAFVVLGLLAVYTGYFFNWRWVRNRVFRIIHLCAIGYVVVQSWLGMVCPLTIWEMALRAEAGVDTYSGAFIQYWLHSLLYFTAPEWVFMLVYTAFGSLVLASWFVVRPNARLC
- a CDS encoding LemA family protein; this encodes MLTFIITAAIIAIIVFYVISIYNRLVALRNRFGNAFAQIEVQLKRRHDLIPNLVETAKGYLNHERETLQSVTEARNTAVAGLKAAAANPGSAKAIADLGGAEGALTQAMGRLNVVMEAYPDLKASQNMQQLSEELTSTENKVAFARQAFNDSVMHYNTYRQSFPQVAVAGMFGHGQNAALLEFEDSAQIQEAPKVSF